A window from Corynebacterium urogenitale encodes these proteins:
- a CDS encoding anti-sigma factor yields MNNPQHLTGDHRDKEDLHSWAALVALHAVDPEDQPHVDRVRAAHPEFDAMVASFEEDAAHLGSIAAAPAPTSMKAAIFDALDSRDAEASHDADESNVRYLGDRNAGSSSQSATSPASTAKSGSSSTSSLHSDGASTGSPHSGGGGRPWMWVAAAAAAIVVGVGLWQTIGTSLDSSSDGDTVAEQAPNTEQPASGQPTVTTLEVAGGEVSLEHQPGSDNGTIRLTNIPAPEAGSAYQMWIVNPDDEVSAGVMEPEDITPKMKAEVKGLSKAQTFMISVEPSGGSDEPSDQEVVSFNLASQ; encoded by the coding sequence ATGAACAACCCACAACACCTCACTGGTGATCACCGCGATAAAGAGGATCTTCACAGCTGGGCCGCCCTCGTTGCTCTCCATGCTGTAGACCCTGAGGACCAGCCCCACGTCGATCGCGTTCGTGCTGCGCACCCCGAATTCGACGCCATGGTGGCCAGCTTCGAGGAGGATGCCGCCCACTTGGGAAGCATTGCAGCCGCACCCGCTCCGACTTCAATGAAGGCCGCTATCTTCGATGCTCTCGACTCCCGGGATGCAGAGGCTTCGCACGACGCGGATGAGAGCAACGTCCGCTACCTCGGTGACAGGAACGCAGGCTCCTCAAGCCAATCCGCCACATCCCCTGCTAGCACTGCGAAATCTGGCTCCTCCAGCACAAGTTCTCTGCACTCCGATGGCGCCAGCACTGGCTCTCCGCACTCGGGTGGCGGAGGACGCCCATGGATGTGGGTCGCTGCCGCCGCCGCTGCGATTGTTGTCGGTGTAGGCCTGTGGCAGACCATCGGCACCTCGCTCGATAGCTCAAGTGACGGGGACACGGTCGCTGAACAAGCTCCCAACACTGAACAACCCGCTTCCGGGCAACCTACGGTGACCACGCTCGAGGTCGCCGGTGGTGAGGTTTCTCTCGAGCATCAGCCAGGCTCCGATAACGGCACGATTCGCCTCACGAACATCCCAGCTCCGGAGGCCGGCTCTGCCTACCAGATGTGGATTGTCAATCCAGATGATGAGGTATCTGCTGGTGTCATGGAACCGGAGGACATCACCCCGAAAATGAAAGCCGAAGTCAAAGGTTTGAGCAAAGCCCAAACCTTCATGATTTCAGTCGAGCCTAGCGGTGGCTCGGACGAACCCTCGGACCAAGAAGTCGTAAGTTTCAACCTCGCAAGCCAGTAA
- a CDS encoding fasciclin domain-containing protein: MNRRRFHTSVKTASVAGFAVLTLGLAACSTDEAEDTMSSASETVASAADSAMNSESSSSSESSAEAAPAEETPFGPGCQAYAEAHPDGPASLDALKDTNIADAVASIPELKTLATALTGGLNPEVNLADTLRGGEFTVFAPTEDAFAKLDAATIETLKQDPELLKSILTYHVVEGQASPSQAVGKHTTVNGAELEVMENGEDVMVNDATISCGGIQLDNATVYLIDSVLMPPEQG, encoded by the coding sequence ATGAATCGCCGACGTTTTCACACCAGTGTTAAGACCGCCAGCGTTGCGGGCTTTGCAGTCCTGACGCTGGGTCTGGCAGCTTGTTCCACTGATGAGGCAGAGGACACGATGAGCTCTGCATCGGAGACCGTGGCTTCGGCCGCCGACTCCGCCATGAATTCCGAGTCCTCCTCGTCCTCTGAGTCCTCCGCGGAGGCAGCACCGGCCGAAGAGACCCCATTCGGACCTGGCTGCCAGGCTTACGCCGAAGCTCATCCTGACGGTCCGGCATCTCTCGATGCATTGAAGGACACGAACATTGCCGATGCTGTCGCTAGCATCCCTGAGTTGAAGACTCTTGCAACAGCACTCACCGGTGGCCTGAATCCGGAGGTGAATCTGGCGGACACTCTCCGTGGCGGTGAGTTCACCGTCTTTGCGCCCACCGAGGATGCCTTCGCCAAGCTCGATGCCGCCACCATTGAGACCCTGAAGCAGGACCCAGAGCTGCTCAAGAGCATTCTGACTTACCACGTGGTGGAGGGGCAGGCATCTCCTTCCCAGGCGGTGGGCAAGCACACCACGGTCAATGGTGCAGAGCTTGAGGTCATGGAAAACGGTGAAGATGTGATGGTTAACGACGCCACCATTTCTTGCGGTGGAATCCAGCTGGACAACGCTACCGTCTACTTGATCGATAGTGTCCTCATGCCGCCTGAGCAGGGCTAA
- a CDS encoding serine hydrolase domain-containing protein: MTIADVLQSTSEWPVDNVAGAVITTNGVKTAGDTSRVFSLASVSKLVTAYAVLLAAEEGAFDLDDSVPSSLLPEFDATPSFRELLSHASGIAFQQRIEEKPARTRRIYSSAGYEVLADAITETTTIPFADYVREGICEPLRIEISIEGSAGHGFKASVDALIGLAQEFLSPQLLSEGMVEEALTPQYPDLAGIVPGYGRFNPCTWGLGFSLEGDKSQQRETHAHWIGRSMPEDTAGHFGQSGTFLWFHRPTGRAAVVLTDRPFGDWAKQRWDTFNDSLWEAAREK, from the coding sequence ATGACTATTGCTGATGTTCTCCAATCCACATCCGAATGGCCCGTCGATAATGTGGCTGGTGCCGTCATAACTACTAATGGCGTGAAAACCGCAGGAGACACGTCACGAGTTTTCTCTCTGGCGAGCGTCAGCAAGTTGGTCACGGCCTATGCCGTCCTCCTAGCCGCGGAGGAGGGCGCCTTCGATCTCGATGACAGCGTGCCTTCCTCCCTCCTTCCCGAATTCGACGCCACCCCGTCCTTTCGCGAGCTTCTTTCCCACGCTTCGGGCATTGCTTTCCAGCAGCGAATCGAGGAGAAGCCAGCACGAACACGGCGAATTTACTCCTCGGCAGGCTATGAGGTGCTGGCGGACGCTATCACCGAAACCACGACTATCCCCTTTGCCGATTACGTTCGCGAAGGCATTTGCGAGCCCTTGAGGATTGAAATATCGATCGAAGGCTCTGCCGGCCACGGATTCAAGGCTTCCGTTGATGCGCTCATCGGCCTTGCTCAAGAGTTCCTTTCCCCTCAACTGCTCAGCGAAGGCATGGTAGAGGAGGCACTGACCCCGCAGTACCCAGACCTCGCCGGAATTGTGCCTGGCTATGGTCGCTTTAACCCTTGCACGTGGGGCTTGGGTTTCTCCTTGGAGGGCGATAAGTCGCAACAGCGGGAGACACACGCTCATTGGATTGGCCGATCCATGCCGGAAGATACTGCCGGTCACTTTGGCCAATCAGGAACATTCCTTTGGTTCCACCGCCCCACCGGCAGGGCTGCGGTAGTACTCACTGATCGACCATTCGGCGACTGGGCTAAACAGCGATGGGACACATTCAACGACTCACTCTGGGAAGCCGCTAGGGAGAAATAG
- a CDS encoding sigma-70 family RNA polymerase sigma factor, which produces MNNMDAPSRSPEELLQATANRDRQAFSELYDIFADLTYGITLRVVQDQAIAQESTQEVWLEIWDKACNYDPRRGTARSWIARVAHNRAVDTVRSNESSRQRLEIAGRREAVGSEPLASERLEMQEDSNAVTRCLDTLTDIQREAVHLAYYSGLTQKEIAAKTGAGLSAIKTRLRDGMLALRRCMST; this is translated from the coding sequence ATGAACAATATGGACGCTCCTTCCCGATCACCGGAAGAGCTGCTCCAGGCAACCGCCAACAGGGACAGACAAGCTTTCAGCGAGCTGTACGATATCTTCGCCGACCTCACCTATGGCATCACCCTGCGTGTGGTTCAAGACCAGGCGATCGCTCAGGAAAGCACACAAGAAGTGTGGCTGGAGATCTGGGACAAAGCCTGCAACTACGACCCGCGGCGAGGCACCGCTCGTTCATGGATCGCACGCGTAGCGCACAATCGTGCGGTGGATACGGTCCGCAGTAATGAGTCCTCCCGCCAACGTTTGGAGATTGCCGGTCGCCGAGAGGCCGTCGGCTCTGAGCCGCTAGCATCCGAGCGGCTCGAGATGCAGGAAGACAGCAATGCCGTCACGCGGTGCCTGGACACGCTCACAGACATTCAGCGGGAAGCTGTCCATCTTGCCTATTACTCTGGACTCACTCAGAAAGAAATTGCGGCGAAAACAGGGGCGGGTCTCTCCGCCATTAAGACACGACTCCGCGATGGGATGTTGGCACTGAGGAGGTGCATGAGCACGTAA
- a CDS encoding pirin family protein, protein MDSRQSFPGTGNFDLIDNAFGILMMHNDDVVNPGEGFDMHQHDNAEIVSWIMEGAVRHRDSSGKESVVSGGQSQAISAGAGIRHSEVNAAGYSSRDKLRVIQMWLPPDAEDAPPSQGEAMVLSEGDVLRVTNSSISGLHAPNFPSSPLTQRKTQLSSPGA, encoded by the coding sequence GTGGACTCCCGCCAGTCCTTCCCGGGCACCGGCAATTTCGACTTAATCGACAACGCCTTCGGCATACTCATGATGCACAATGACGACGTTGTGAACCCGGGCGAGGGTTTCGATATGCACCAGCACGACAATGCTGAGATTGTCTCCTGGATCATGGAAGGCGCTGTGCGTCACCGCGACTCGTCTGGCAAAGAATCAGTAGTTTCCGGTGGACAATCCCAAGCCATCAGCGCGGGCGCAGGCATTCGCCACAGCGAGGTCAATGCCGCGGGCTACTCCAGCCGTGACAAGTTGAGAGTCATCCAAATGTGGCTACCACCAGATGCGGAAGATGCACCGCCGAGCCAAGGCGAGGCGATGGTGCTGAGCGAGGGCGACGTTCTCCGCGTGACCAACTCGTCGATCAGCGGACTGCATGCACCTAACTTCCCATCCTCACCATTGACGCAGAGGAAGACGCAGTTATCATCGCCTGGCGCATAG
- a CDS encoding bile acid:sodium symporter family protein, translating to MQDQGFAAVGLPVALAIIMVGIGLTLTTNQFTKSLNSRGVITAGVIGQLLFVPIVGLAVAFALQMEPVFAIGLMLIAATPGGVTTNLFTHLCKGNVPLSIILTVLASIAMMVTLPFWIWLSGKLFPVTDHELGFISVPPGPVIGMLLGVVALPIALGMFIRAKNENLAKKLEKIVSVVGVITIVIMFVFLVIDLKDQLGDILVKTGPAVVIFTGLIMALGWGLAAIVKRPIEDRVALAVEFALRNSTMSLVIALTVIQDSEVAAPAAVFSVVMYIYGGALAFARRKARRPAEVGTRGVEIEEDKEKALIAE from the coding sequence ATGCAAGATCAAGGATTCGCGGCAGTCGGCCTACCAGTCGCCCTCGCCATCATCATGGTGGGCATTGGACTCACCCTCACGACCAACCAATTCACCAAAAGCCTTAACTCGCGCGGTGTCATCACCGCCGGCGTCATCGGTCAGCTCCTCTTTGTCCCCATCGTGGGGCTGGCAGTAGCTTTTGCACTCCAGATGGAGCCTGTTTTCGCAATCGGCCTCATGCTCATCGCAGCCACCCCCGGTGGAGTAACAACTAACCTCTTCACCCACTTGTGCAAGGGCAACGTCCCGCTGTCCATCATCCTCACCGTCCTCGCCTCCATCGCCATGATGGTCACCTTGCCATTCTGGATCTGGCTATCCGGGAAGCTCTTCCCCGTCACCGACCATGAACTCGGCTTCATCTCCGTACCGCCGGGACCAGTCATTGGCATGCTCCTAGGTGTGGTCGCCCTCCCAATTGCGCTAGGCATGTTCATACGTGCCAAGAATGAAAATCTGGCCAAGAAGCTGGAGAAGATCGTCAGCGTCGTCGGAGTCATCACAATTGTCATTATGTTCGTCTTCCTGGTCATCGACCTGAAGGACCAGCTGGGCGACATCCTTGTGAAAACCGGCCCGGCGGTAGTTATCTTCACGGGCCTCATAATGGCTCTCGGCTGGGGCTTGGCAGCGATCGTCAAACGCCCGATCGAGGATCGCGTGGCTCTCGCGGTGGAGTTCGCACTACGAAATTCCACAATGAGTCTCGTCATCGCGCTCACCGTCATCCAGGACTCCGAGGTCGCTGCGCCAGCTGCAGTATTTTCGGTCGTTATGTACATCTACGGCGGAGCCCTAGCCTTCGCTCGACGTAAAGCTCGACGCCCAGCCGAAGTAGGCACTCGTGGCGTCGAAATCGAGGAGGATAAGGAAAAGGCCCTCATCGCTGAATAA
- a CDS encoding alpha/beta fold hydrolase — MGITRKIAHGLRLTTKRTVNRLRKRVPELPSLQDVREVHRVSVADGVSLAVREIVSDDWESESASEVAPLTIVFAHGFTLSAQSWFFQAARLRMLPKVRMLIPDLRGHGDSPAPARHLGVDKTAADLVEAVRQLAPGDDLMLVGHSMGTMTVLGALRHMNDDERARVKAIAMINGAIDTFASAGITQLLHSRLVRTLRRVGKRFPHKAEIVKNSVEWALEAFIATFVYHGALEEGASAKFDIVEFHAEEIDRTSMSTVLGYLDDLSEHDETPSAPYLQGVPGVVMVGKMDDVTPAEQTREIAKVWDVAEKKEFPESGHMLPVECPEKVNNELVKLIDKVR; from the coding sequence GTGGGAATCACGCGGAAGATTGCACATGGACTGCGCTTGACGACCAAGCGCACTGTTAATCGTTTGCGCAAGCGCGTGCCTGAACTTCCGTCGTTGCAGGACGTGCGCGAGGTGCATCGTGTCTCTGTCGCCGATGGGGTGTCGCTGGCGGTACGAGAAATTGTGTCAGACGATTGGGAATCGGAGAGCGCCTCAGAGGTCGCGCCGCTGACGATCGTTTTCGCACACGGTTTCACGCTATCCGCGCAATCATGGTTCTTTCAGGCTGCACGGTTGCGGATGCTGCCGAAGGTGCGAATGCTGATTCCCGATCTGCGTGGTCACGGCGATAGTCCTGCACCTGCGCGGCACCTCGGGGTGGATAAGACTGCTGCGGATCTCGTGGAGGCTGTTCGGCAATTAGCCCCCGGAGACGACCTCATGCTCGTCGGCCATTCCATGGGAACGATGACTGTCCTGGGTGCTTTGCGGCATATGAACGACGACGAGCGTGCGCGGGTGAAGGCAATCGCGATGATTAACGGCGCGATCGATACTTTCGCTTCCGCGGGTATCACTCAGCTTTTGCACTCACGGCTCGTGCGAACTCTGCGCCGTGTTGGCAAGAGGTTCCCGCACAAGGCTGAGATCGTGAAGAACAGTGTGGAATGGGCTCTGGAGGCCTTTATAGCCACATTTGTCTATCACGGTGCGCTGGAAGAAGGAGCGAGCGCCAAGTTCGACATTGTTGAGTTCCATGCGGAGGAAATCGACCGGACATCGATGTCTACGGTGCTGGGGTACTTGGATGACCTCTCAGAGCACGACGAAACGCCGTCGGCGCCCTATCTTCAGGGCGTGCCGGGCGTCGTCATGGTCGGCAAGATGGACGACGTCACTCCCGCCGAGCAGACGCGCGAAATCGCAAAGGTGTGGGACGTAGCTGAGAAGAAGGAATTCCCCGAATCTGGGCACATGCTGCCCGTGGAGTGCCCAGAGAAGGTCAATAATGAACTCGTGAAGCTGATTGACAAGGTGCGCTAA
- a CDS encoding SURF1 family cytochrome oxidase biogenesis protein: protein MQRQKKRQGWKTFLTPGWVITAVVVLTFTYFAITFLGPWQLHKGEEKAAFNERLEEALTKDPVSLSKVEPADGSSAGIEKEWTHVRLQGEFVGDAEVLLRNRPVDSNPAFQVLTPFKTDEGQTILVNRGWIPPVNGSDVPEIPDPPAGDVDVTGYIRMSEAKPGTPPTESQGYTQVSGMNTEQIGDLKADELRAADGPSSSQKTPLAAEYVQLDEASVSAMNEQDDSDAELTAISLPQLDNGPHISYAFQWWTFGLMAPAALLWFAWAEIRERKREKQEIAEAEAMAAAARSADERESVTHSGAEGDKAGAETNRGRIAEVEHAVTELSASRNIGGTDSADTPQRGSATTEEVAARKLADRYGGTRNRFEERRAAKRGERF from the coding sequence ATGCAGCGACAGAAAAAACGCCAAGGCTGGAAGACTTTCCTCACTCCCGGCTGGGTTATCACAGCGGTCGTGGTTCTCACGTTCACGTACTTCGCGATCACGTTCCTCGGACCGTGGCAGTTGCACAAGGGCGAGGAGAAAGCGGCTTTCAACGAGCGCTTGGAAGAAGCCCTAACGAAGGATCCCGTCTCTCTGTCGAAGGTCGAGCCCGCAGATGGTTCATCCGCTGGGATCGAAAAAGAATGGACACATGTCCGCTTACAAGGAGAGTTTGTCGGCGATGCGGAAGTTCTCCTCCGCAACCGACCGGTCGACTCCAATCCCGCTTTTCAAGTCCTGACGCCATTTAAGACTGATGAGGGACAGACAATCCTGGTGAACAGAGGCTGGATCCCGCCAGTTAATGGCTCCGATGTGCCGGAAATTCCTGATCCGCCCGCGGGTGACGTCGATGTGACTGGCTACATTCGCATGTCCGAGGCGAAGCCGGGTACTCCGCCGACTGAATCACAGGGCTACACGCAGGTATCCGGCATGAATACCGAGCAGATTGGCGACCTGAAGGCTGATGAACTGCGGGCCGCAGATGGCCCGTCGTCATCGCAAAAGACGCCTTTGGCCGCAGAGTATGTCCAATTGGATGAAGCGTCCGTGTCTGCGATGAATGAGCAGGACGATTCAGACGCAGAACTCACCGCGATCTCCCTGCCTCAGCTGGATAACGGCCCGCATATTTCGTACGCGTTCCAGTGGTGGACGTTCGGTTTGATGGCGCCAGCTGCGTTGCTGTGGTTTGCGTGGGCTGAAATCCGTGAGCGTAAGCGCGAAAAGCAGGAGATTGCAGAGGCGGAGGCTATGGCAGCGGCAGCAAGATCCGCTGATGAGCGGGAGTCTGTTACGCATTCCGGTGCTGAGGGTGATAAAGCAGGCGCTGAAACCAATCGAGGTCGCATTGCTGAAGTGGAGCATGCCGTGACCGAACTCAGCGCTTCGCGAAACATCGGTGGTACAGATTCTGCGGATACACCCCAGAGGGGCAGCGCAACGACTGAGGAAGTTGCCGCTCGGAAGTTAGCAGATCGCTACGGCGGCACCCGCAATCGTTTCGAGGAACGTCGCGCGGCGAAACGAGGCGAGCGGTTCTAG
- a CDS encoding acyl carrier protein, translating into MANDTTGISESAKQKLAAAMGGNAAQTSDAKAPESTEERVVSIVEDATGISREEISPKSSLDEDLSVDSLTLVDIAVRLEEEFNVEIEDEAINKIATVGQLVKLVEMRIS; encoded by the coding sequence ATGGCTAACGACACCACAGGCATTTCCGAGTCCGCAAAGCAGAAGCTCGCCGCAGCGATGGGCGGCAATGCAGCACAGACTTCTGACGCGAAGGCACCGGAATCAACGGAGGAGCGCGTGGTGTCCATTGTCGAAGATGCCACCGGCATTTCACGGGAGGAGATCTCCCCCAAGTCCTCCCTCGACGAAGACCTCAGCGTCGATTCCCTCACGCTCGTAGACATCGCGGTCCGCCTTGAGGAGGAGTTCAACGTGGAAATTGAGGACGAGGCCATCAACAAGATCGCCACCGTGGGTCAGCTGGTGAAGTTGGTAGAAATGCGCATTAGCTAA
- a CDS encoding DUF3052 domain-containing protein produces the protein MGDAPGAATEKKDGQRAEMWADLLCVKKSDIIQEIGWDEDADSSISEALEDRIGEQLLEQDTDEIVDMVLLWFREEDGDLVDGLVDATRSLGEDGRIWLLTPAATKPGAIEPGVIAESAQLAGMVQTKSERLGNWQGACLVSSGTKR, from the coding sequence GTGGGAGACGCGCCTGGGGCCGCCACCGAAAAGAAGGACGGGCAGCGCGCGGAGATGTGGGCCGACCTGCTGTGTGTGAAGAAGTCCGACATCATCCAGGAAATTGGGTGGGACGAAGACGCTGACTCCTCAATCAGTGAAGCTCTCGAAGACCGCATCGGGGAGCAGCTCCTGGAGCAGGATACCGACGAGATCGTCGACATGGTGCTGCTGTGGTTCCGCGAGGAGGATGGGGATCTGGTCGATGGGCTAGTCGATGCCACCCGGTCCCTCGGCGAAGATGGTCGTATCTGGTTGCTGACCCCAGCAGCGACGAAGCCAGGGGCTATTGAGCCTGGTGTGATTGCTGAATCTGCCCAGCTTGCGGGCATGGTGCAGACGAAGTCCGAGCGCCTTGGCAACTGGCAGGGTGCCTGCCTAGTTAGCTCTGGAACGAAGCGCTAA
- the aceE gene encoding pyruvate dehydrogenase (acetyl-transferring), homodimeric type, with protein sequence MAQDDQAQDNQQFSDSHFPRIRDGVASYLNDSDPEETQEWMDSLDGLLEAAGPDRGRYLMLRLLERATAKRVALPPLLSTDYVNTIPTSMEPEFPGDEEIEKRYRRWIRWNAAIMVHRAQRQGIGVGGHISTYASAAPLYEVGLNHFFRGKDHPGGGDQVFFQGHASPGMYARAFLEGRLTEEQLDAFRQEASKPGLGLPSYPHPHGMPEFWEFPTVSMGLGPMDAIYQARFNRYLHDRGIKDTSEQHVWAFLGDGEMDEPESRGLIQMAALHNLDNLTFVVNCNLQRLDGPVRGNTKIIQELESFFKGAGWNVIKVVWGREWDELLERDTEGALVEVMNNTSDGDYQTFKANDGAYVRKFFFERDPRTAKLVEDMTDEEIWHLRRGGHDYRKVYAAFARALETKDQPTVILAHTIKGYGLGHNFEGRNATHQMKKLTLEDLKTFRDKQSIPISDEDLEKDPRLPPYYNPGKDSPEIQYMIERREELGGYLPERREKYAPLAVPEVENLKSAFKGSGKQKVATTMALVRIFKDLMRDDEIKKRFVPIIPDEARTFGMDSWFPTLKIHNTQGQRYTPVDHDLMLTYMESKDGQILHEGISEAGSMASFIAAGTSYATHGEPMIPLYIFYSMFGFQRTGDSIWAAADQMARGFLIGATAGRTTLTGEGLQHMDGHSPLLASTNPSVVTYDPAFAYEIAHITREGIDRMYGEGRGENVIYYLTVYNEPVHQPAAPENLDVDGLLKGIYLYSPADRLVGSGENSTGDAGAAPEAEHTASILASGVGMEAAVKAKQILADEYGVNTNIYSVTSWNELARDGQAAALDELREPGKEVRVPFVSETLNGVEGPKVAVSDFTTAVPEQIRRWVPGEYIVLGADGFGFSDTREAARRFFNIDAESVVVAVLLGLAKEGKIDRSTVAEAAAKYKLTDPTAPGQVHGE encoded by the coding sequence ATGGCTCAGGATGATCAAGCGCAGGACAACCAGCAGTTCAGCGATTCGCACTTCCCCCGGATCCGCGATGGCGTGGCGTCGTATCTTAACGACTCCGACCCAGAAGAAACGCAGGAATGGATGGATTCCCTGGACGGATTGCTCGAGGCGGCAGGCCCCGACCGCGGCCGCTACCTCATGCTCCGGCTGCTGGAACGCGCCACGGCAAAACGTGTGGCTCTCCCCCCGCTGCTGTCGACCGACTACGTCAATACAATTCCGACGTCAATGGAGCCCGAGTTCCCAGGCGACGAGGAAATTGAGAAACGCTACCGCCGTTGGATTCGCTGGAACGCGGCCATCATGGTGCACCGTGCGCAACGGCAGGGAATTGGCGTGGGCGGCCACATTTCCACCTACGCCTCCGCAGCGCCACTGTACGAGGTCGGCCTCAACCACTTCTTCCGCGGCAAGGACCACCCAGGAGGCGGCGACCAAGTCTTCTTCCAGGGCCACGCTTCACCGGGCATGTACGCGCGCGCCTTCCTGGAAGGGCGGCTCACGGAGGAGCAGCTAGACGCCTTCCGCCAGGAAGCTTCAAAACCCGGGCTGGGTCTCCCCTCCTACCCCCACCCGCATGGCATGCCGGAATTCTGGGAATTCCCTACGGTCTCCATGGGATTGGGGCCGATGGACGCAATCTACCAAGCGCGCTTCAACCGCTATCTGCACGATCGAGGCATTAAGGACACCTCCGAGCAGCATGTGTGGGCGTTCCTGGGCGATGGCGAGATGGATGAACCCGAATCCCGTGGCTTGATCCAAATGGCTGCGCTGCACAACTTGGACAACCTCACCTTCGTGGTGAACTGCAACTTGCAACGCCTCGACGGCCCAGTGCGTGGTAACACGAAGATCATTCAGGAGCTGGAGAGCTTCTTCAAGGGCGCTGGCTGGAATGTTATCAAGGTTGTGTGGGGTCGCGAATGGGATGAACTCCTCGAGCGCGACACTGAAGGTGCGCTCGTAGAAGTGATGAACAATACCTCCGATGGCGACTACCAAACGTTCAAGGCCAACGATGGTGCCTACGTTCGCAAGTTCTTCTTCGAGCGCGACCCTCGCACGGCCAAGCTGGTAGAGGACATGACGGATGAAGAGATCTGGCACCTGCGCCGCGGCGGACACGATTATCGCAAGGTCTACGCAGCCTTCGCTCGCGCGCTGGAGACGAAAGACCAGCCAACCGTGATCTTGGCTCACACCATCAAGGGCTACGGCTTGGGGCATAACTTTGAAGGCCGTAACGCCACCCACCAGATGAAGAAGCTGACGCTGGAGGATCTCAAGACTTTCCGCGACAAGCAATCCATCCCGATCTCCGATGAGGATCTGGAGAAGGATCCGCGCCTGCCACCGTACTACAACCCGGGGAAGGATTCCCCGGAGATTCAATACATGATCGAACGGCGCGAAGAGCTGGGTGGCTACCTTCCGGAGCGTCGAGAGAAGTACGCACCTTTGGCCGTGCCTGAAGTGGAGAATCTCAAGAGCGCATTCAAGGGCTCCGGCAAGCAGAAGGTCGCCACGACGATGGCGCTCGTGCGTATCTTCAAAGACCTCATGCGCGACGATGAGATTAAGAAGCGCTTTGTGCCAATCATCCCTGATGAGGCTCGCACTTTCGGCATGGATTCGTGGTTCCCAACGTTGAAGATCCACAACACTCAGGGGCAGCGCTACACGCCGGTTGATCACGACCTGATGCTCACGTACATGGAATCCAAGGACGGCCAGATCCTGCACGAAGGAATCTCTGAGGCCGGATCCATGGCAAGCTTCATCGCAGCGGGCACGTCCTACGCCACACACGGCGAGCCGATGATTCCGCTGTACATCTTCTACTCCATGTTTGGCTTCCAGCGAACGGGTGATTCCATCTGGGCTGCGGCCGATCAGATGGCTCGCGGCTTCCTCATTGGTGCTACGGCCGGCCGAACCACCCTCACCGGTGAGGGTCTGCAGCACATGGATGGACATTCACCACTGTTGGCTTCAACGAATCCATCCGTAGTGACGTATGATCCCGCTTTCGCCTACGAGATTGCTCACATCACCCGTGAGGGTATCGACCGCATGTACGGCGAGGGCCGTGGCGAGAATGTCATCTACTACCTCACCGTGTACAACGAGCCAGTCCATCAACCAGCGGCCCCGGAGAATCTGGATGTAGACGGCTTGCTGAAGGGAATTTACCTTTACTCCCCTGCGGATCGCCTCGTCGGCTCTGGCGAGAACTCTACTGGTGATGCGGGTGCTGCACCTGAGGCCGAGCACACGGCATCCATTTTGGCTTCCGGCGTTGGCATGGAAGCTGCGGTGAAGGCGAAACAGATCCTGGCGGATGAGTATGGAGTGAACACCAATATCTACTCCGTGACGAGCTGGAATGAGCTGGCCCGCGATGGGCAGGCAGCTGCGCTGGATGAGTTGCGCGAACCGGGCAAGGAAGTGCGTGTGCCTTTCGTGTCCGAGACGCTCAATGGCGTGGAGGGGCCAAAGGTAGCGGTCTCAGACTTCACCACTGCGGTGCCGGAGCAGATTCGCCGCTGGGTTCCGGGCGAGTACATCGTGCTCGGCGCGGACGGCTTCGGATTCTCGGATACACGCGAGGCCGCGCGTCGATTCTTCAATATCGACGCCGAGTCGGTCGTTGTTGCGGTTCTCCTTGGGCTGGCAAAGGAAGGCAAGATCGACCGCTCCACGGTCGCCGAAGCCGCGGCGAAGTACAAGCTGACAGATCCAACTGCCCCTGGCCAGGTTCACGGCGAGTAG